AACAAGCCGGAATACCGCAAGTGAAATACAAAGCGTTAACCAGAGGGCAAGTATGGTCAAATCCTTGTGTATTTCCCAAATTGTGTGATGATATTGAGGCAACATTAGGCTATCCCTGTTTTGTCAAACCTGCTAACTTAGGTTCATCAGTGGGTATTGCCAAAGTGCGATCGCGCCAAGAATTAGAAGCAGCGTTAGATAATGCTGCTGGTTATGACCGCAGGATCATTGTAGAAGCTGGAGTTGTCGCTAGGGAAGTAGAATGCGCCGTTTTGGGCAACGAGCAAGCCCAAGCTTCTGTGGTTGGTGAAATTACTTTTGATAGTGATTTTTATGATTACGAAACTAAATATACCGAAGGAAAAGCAGATTTACTGATTCCAGCAGCAATACCAGATGCTGTTAGCCGTCAAATTCAGGATATGGCCTTGCAAGCCTTTGCAGCTGTTGATGCTGCTGGCTTAGCAAGAGTAGACTTTTTCTACGTAGAAGCCACAGGAGAAATATTGATTAACGAAATCAACACCTTACCAGGCTTTACCGCTACCAGTATGTACCCCCAACTCTGGGCCCACAGTGGAATCTCCTTTTCAGAATTAGTAGATCGATTAATTCAACTGGCTTTAGAAAGACATTCTCAGTAATTGGGGACTGGGGACTGGGGACTGGGGACTGGGGACTGGGGACTGGGGACTGGGGACTGGGGACTGGGGACTGGGGACTGGGGAATCGAAGTTAGGAGTGAAGAATTATCTCCCCATCCCCCCATTTCCCCATCTCCCCATCTCCCCATCTCCCCATCTCCCCATCCCCCCTACTCAAAAGCTCCGCACTTTTTCTGTAGCATATGTTGCACAGAAAAGCTACTAGAATCAAAAATCTAGCTACGGATACTTCATAGATAGCTCTTTTAGTACAATCATGGTCTAGAGGGGTACAAATCTGAAAGTAATCATGGAAAATAGTCAGAGCGTACAGCGTGAGTCAACCCAAGTAACAAAACTAAAGCCAGAACTGACAAACAGTAAGTCGGGGCTAATAGGCGGCTCGAACATTTTTATCTATCTGCTGACACAGCATCCTTTGCTATTGTTAACTGGGTTGTTAACAATGTTTCTGGGGACTGCTACATTGGCTGTATACAGCCTTGGTTATGCTGGAGGTGGGGAACAAGCAGAACCAGAAGAAATCCCAGCTGTAGTTGAAAAACCAATCAAAACACCCTCTGAGACTAGCAATCCTACACCTTTATGGATGGTAGCTGCGATCGCTCTCAGTTGTGCGAGTGGTTGCTTTATAATTCTGCGATTACTTCAACGTCCATCACCAAGTCAAAAAGTCCGCAAACATATCAACCACCATCAAGCATCTGTGACACCAAGCCGTCACCAAAGATTGGAACCACAGACTCCCAAGAATCCGCCAATTTTTGTGCCATTGGAACCACTCAAGCCTATCACTCCAATGCAAGCAAAAACAAAGCCTTTAGTTACAGTTCTCCCACCAGAACACAGGCATCCGCTGGATAATAACCAAGAATCTCTAGCAGACTTAATGGATATTCGTAAACAGAAGTCTTTGTCTTCAATTTTACGTAGTTCTTAATATCAGTCTAGCTCAAAAAGCTTTAATATGAAGCCTTTGACTTTTAGGGGTACGGGATAACCGTACCCTTATTAGTAGCTAAATTCATTATATCATGTTCGTTTAAACACTTATGATATCTGTGGAGGTCGGTAATTGGGAATTGGTAATTGGTAATTGGTTTTGAGTATTACCTATTACCCATTACCCATTACCTATTAGCTATTACCAAGCAAACCGACTATATCGTAAGTAATTAGCCGAACTTGATATTAGTCATTAGTCATAGCATTTCACTGAATTACTGATACAAATCCATCAGTAGAGACGTTCCGGCGGAACGTCTCTACTGCACCCCTGCACAAGAGCTACCTATTTGTATCAACTGTGATTCTCCTTATCCCCCTATCCCCTGCATCTTCCTCATCTTTCTCTACTCCCCGCTCTCTGTAATTCATATCTTGCACCAGTTGCGTTATGGAAATTTTTGTAGGGTGGGCACTGCTAATGGTTCGTTCAAAGCTTGATTTTTACGTTGTTGGCAGTGCCCATCACAGGGTTAATTGAGAATGGTGCAAGATATCAAGTAATTTAAAAACCTGCCAAAATGGCAACCAGGCTGAGATTCACTAAGTTAAATTGTAGAAGATAAACGACTTCAAGGGTTTTGTTATCAGGGACTACCAAAATTAACTGTTTCACATAAAAATTGCAAAATTAATTTTTGGGCGATTTAGATGATGTATTAACTGAAAACTATACCTTTTTCAAGACTGATAGGAAAATTTTATTCCAACAAATAAGATATATCTAAGAATAATTTTCAGCCTATTTTTCTGAGCAAATAAACATAAGTAATCAGGCTTGACATTTGCCGCAACGGGAATAACAAATATGTATCGGCGTTGTCGTTGACGTACACATTAGCCCCCTAAATAACGGGCAACGTCTGCATATATTCCTGAACGCTACAGCGGCAAATGCCAGGGTGGGAGATTAGAGGCGATTGGTATGCCTCCTCCCACTCTTTTTTTATTGACAGGACTTATGCAGCTAGATTGTTAAACCCCGTTCTTAAATACGGGGTCTTCATCCAATGGTATTACAAAAAATTTGTCTTTTGGAGAAACTCAACAATAGTTGCATTTACAGCTTTGAAAGCACCAGTCGAAGCATCATGACAACAGTTAGGTAGAATTTGGAACTGAGAATTAGGGATGCCTTGATGCAATTTTTGACCATGAGTAACTGGAAACCAAGTATCTTCTTCACCCCATAAAATTAATGTCGGGCACTTAATATTACCCAAATTATTTTGAATTTCACTGAGCATATTTGGCTTATTAGCTTGGTAATCTTCAATTTCTCGTGCTGCTATTTGTAACTCTTCAGCGACTTTTGCAAAAGTACCAGGCAGTTCAATAAACGGGTAAGATATCCAGTAGATATCTTCTTCGGTCAATATTGAAGGGTCGAAAAGCACCGCGCGCCTTTCCATGGCCATAATTTCTCTAAAAATAGGTGCAAACAGATAAGCCAAACGCAAGAAATCAATTGTTTGAATTATTTCTATGGGCGTTTGGGCCAGTAACCACATAGGCCAATTGGGTAGACGTTCAGTGAAAATAGGTACATTTATCACTACTAAACGCTCTATTAATTCAGGATTTTTTTGAGCAAGGCCCAGAGCAACTAATCCACCCAAAGATTCACCAACAACTACTGCGGGTTCATTACATAATGCTTGAATAATTCTCTCAAATTCAATCAGTTGATGACCTTGATGTTCTCTACGAGACAAGGGTTTTTCTGAAAAACCATACCCTTTGGCATCAAAACAAATAACCCGAAAATATTTAGATAGCGCGGCAATACTGTAACGCCAATTGTAACTCCAACTACCTATACCATGTAATAAAATTAGTGGCTTACCTATACCTTTTTCACCATAAGCAATTTGTACAGGATACCCCTTAGCATCGGTAATAACTAGACTTTGCCGCCCTTTAGGGAAAGTGGACTGCCACCAATCTTTCATTCGCTTATCACTGACTAATTTCTGCGCCAGTTTTGGCACAATACAGCATTCCAATTATTAGCATGGCAATGCTAATAAGACAATAACAATTAGCAAAAATCTAGCGTCTACACTTTGCAGCTAACGGCGAAATTTTAAGAATTCTTCCAATAGTTTAAGATTATATTCATTTGCTGTCCAAGCAAAATCAAACAAGTCTCCGAATACAGGAACAGTGCCTACTAAGCTATCGATAACCACATTCAAGAACATTCTGCCTAAAGTAGCCTTAGGTACACCTAATCGAGATGCTTCCCAGATAATGTAAGTAGAAAGTAAAAATCCTAAAACATCACCGCCAATAGGTATAAATCCTATAAGAGGATCTAGACCAATAGCAATTGGTGTTCCGGGAACAGCAATAACTTTATCAAGCAGGCGGCTAAGTTGACGTAGCCGCTGCAAAGTTGGTGCATAAGCACTGTCATCAATATCAGAAAATCGTGAATAAGAATTAGGCATATGGGCGATCGCTCGTTTAAAGTAGAATCGTCCAATATTTTACAAGTCAATAGTCAATAGTCAATAGTCATCCGTCATCAGTCACGATCTACTTTTGAACGCATATCTTTCTCGACAGATACATTTAATTGGTCGCCTACTAGCATCACAGCAGCACTCATCCACAGCCACAGCATCAAAACGATCACAGTCCCCACTGCACCATAAACTTTATTGTAGTTACCAAAATTCGCCACATAAGTGCGAAACAAACCAGACAGAATCGCCCAGAAGACAGCTGCTAAGATTGCCCCAGGCATTATCGGTGTACCAGAATTCCACACACTAGGGCCATAGCGATAGACAAAAGCAAAGGCGGTTGCAACTATACCTAAAGCTAAAGGCCAGCGTAACAACAGCCAAACATGGGACAAAAAGCCCAAAAAATGATTTTCATTCACCACCATTTCCAATAGTAAATCACTGATAAATACCAAAAAACAAGCCAGCATTAACAGCAAGATAGTACCGATTGTTAATCCTAGCGAGATGAGTTTGGCTTGCCAAAAGGGGCGCGTTCGTTCTGGGGGAATTTGATGAATTTGGTCTAAGGCTGTCATGGCGGTACTTATTGCCCCTGAAGCAGTCCAAATTGCGATCGCAAAACTTAAAGAAAACAAACCTCTATTTTTCGAGTTGGTAATTTCCTTGGTGGCAAAATCACGAATCAGCTTCAAAGCTTCTTCTGGTACAACTTGACTCAGTTCTTTAACCAGTTCTTTAAAAGTGTCTTGCAAGGATGCTTCAAACAAGCCGATGGCTGTAACTACGGCTAGAATCGCTGGAAACAACGATAACATGGCATTGAAAGCAATTTCTGAGGCTAGCCCCAAAAGTCGCCTTTCGGTTGTCCTAGTCATAGTTTTCTTGATTGTGCGCCAATTAAGATGGCGAAAGAAGCGGACAAAGCGAGGCTGTCCCATGATTTTTAGCTCAGGCTAATTAGTTTCCTCAAATAATCTCCCAAATTTTAAGTGATTAAGCAAAATTATTTATACGTGTCTCAGGGGAAGGAGGAAGGTTAAAACTTTGCCTGTGGCAAGAAAACAAAAGCTGAAGATTGCAACAAACAATTATTTCCCCTTCTCCAAAAATCATAAATTTTCATGTAAAGATGCTATGGTATGTCTTTGATACGCACGTAGTGATGTTTGTTGCCATTAAAATTTTCTTTTTATTGATGTTTTCGGCTGATAAAAATCCTAAATTAGTAGATCAAGAGTATTAAAATGGCTGAAAGTAATGATAATACCGCAGTTTTAACACAAAAGTGGTTAGCGGAAATTCAGGCACTTAAACAGCAGTTGGTAGAACAGCAACGCGATCGCGATGCCGCTTGGGAGAGTGCCCAAAAATGGCGCAAACTCTATAATACAGAAGCAGAGCAACGCCGCACAGATGCTGATCTATCCCAAAAGGCGATCGCATCGCTGAAAATAGAACTTCACAAACTCAAAGGCATTGATGCCACAGTACTTGTTGATGGTCAAACAACTACAGCAATTACTCAAGAAATCCAACAAATCCAATCTGTACAAGAATTGCAAGCCAAATTGATCGCAGTCACCAAAGAACGCGATCGCTTATTGCAAGCTTTGAAAACTGAGCAAGAAAACCACGCCCAAACTCGCAAAAGCCTGACCACCGCTTTAGGTGATGCTATTGATAGTTTGGCACGACAACGAGCAGGAACAGAAGCACAGAAGGGGAAAAATTCTGTATCTTAGCTCACTAATAGTAAAGCGCAGTTGAAGAAAAGCGACCAGAATAAAAAGAGTTGAACAAGAATGATGTAATAAAAAAGAATTGTTGTAGGGTTATTACTGAGAAAAACTAAGTGGAATAGTTACCTTGCTCGATTCTTCACACTCCCCTATTTCCCCTACCTCTGCATCATCTCAGCCTGCGGTTCCGGCTTTAGAAATCAATGCTTCCCGCCAGTTCACCCCTTGGCTGAACCAGCAAAATCTGAGTTTGGCATTTACCACCTATCAAGCCGGGAAACTCTTCTTCATCGGCTTGCAACCCAATGGCAAACTCTCAGTCTTTGAACGCACCTTTGAGCGGTGCATGGGATTGTATGCTGAGGGCAACAGCCTTTACATGAGTACTCTATATCAACTGTGGCGGTTTGAAAACATCCTCGAACCAGGACAAACCTACCAAAACTACGATGCCGTATATTTGCCCCAGTTAGGTTATGTAACTGCCGATTTGGATATTCATGACATCGTTTTAAGTAATTCCTCCAAAGATTTAAATACACGACAAATCATTTTTGTCAATACATTATTTAGTTGTTTAGCCACAGTTAGCGAAACCCACAGTTTCGTGCCGCTGTGGCAGCCGCCATTTATTAGCAAACTGGGGGCAGAAGACAGATGTCACCTGAATGGCTTAGCCATGCGTGACGGCAAACCCCAATATGTAACAGCTGTCAGCGAGTCAGACGTGGCAGAAGGCTGGCGGGAACATCGGGTGGATGGGGGTTGTGTGATCGACGTACAGAGCAATGAAATCATCCTCAGAGGATTGTCTATGCCCCATTCGCCTCGGTGGTATCAAGGCAAACTCTGGCTACTCAACTCTGGGACGGGAGAGTTTGGCTATGCCGACTTAGAACGGGGAGTATTTGAACCCGTGGCCTTTTGTCCAGGATACATGCGTGGGTGTGGTTTTCACGGAGACTTTGCGATCGTGGGAATTTCCCAACCCAGGCACAACAAAACCTTTAGCGGCTTGCCCTTGGATGAGAAATTGCAGCAGAAGAAAGCCGAACCTCGTTGTGGGTTGCTAGTGATTGACCTACGAAGTGGCGATATTGTTCATAGTTTAAGACTAGAGGGGGTGGTGCTGGAATTATACGACGTGGTGGTACTGCCACAGGTGCGTTGTCCGATGGCGATCGGGTTTCGTAATGACGAAATTCGGCGGATGGTGACAGTGGGATGAGAAATGTTTCAACTGTGTAAATACATGATATTTCGTGTCTTTTGAGCAGTTGGGAATCTTCCAAAAAAATCAGGAGAATCAATAACTATGGCTAATTCAGTCTTCAACATCTCTGAGTTGAATGGCAGCAACGGCTTCGTAATTAACGGCATTGATGCGGGTGATGATTTAGGTAGATCCATCAGCAGTGCGGGGGACATCAACGGCGACGGCATCGACGACCTGATTATCGGGGCACCCTTTGCCGACCCCAACGGACAGTCTGGTGCTGGAGAGAGCTATGTGGTGTTTGGCAGTACCAGCGGCTTTAGTTCCAGCTTCGATTTATCGTCCCTCGACGGCAGCAACGGCTTCGTGATTAACGGCATTGATGCTTATGACTTATCAGGTCGTTCCGTCAGTAATGCAGGGGACATCAACGGTGATGGCATCGACGACCTGATTATCGCCGCATCGTCGGCCGGTATCAACGGACAGAGCTATGTGGTATTTGGCAGCAGCGGTGGCTTTAGTGCCAGCTTCGATTTATCTGACCTTGATGGCAGTAACGGCTTTATAATCGAAGACTCTAATGGATATTACTCCTCAGGCGGCTCCGTCAGCAGTGCCGGAGACCTCAATGGCGATGGCATCGACGACCTGATTATCTCGAATAGGTACGTAGTGTTTGGCAACAGTGGTGGCTTTAGTGCCAGCTTCGACCTATCGTCCTTAGACGGCAGCAACGGCTTTGTGATCGACCTCCCTAGCCTGTACGGTTATTCAAACTCAGGTATTGTTGGAGACATTAACGGCGATGGCTTCAACGACTTGGTTACTGTAGGAACTGGAACTACCTATGTGGTCTTTAGTAACAGTGGCAGGTTTGATGCTACGCTCAACGTATTTGACCTGGACGGCAGCAACGGCTTCGTCTTTAGTGGCGGTCTTGATGGAGGTTTTCGCTCAGTTCTCGAATTCAGCAGTGCAGGGGACATTAACGGCGATGGCTTCGACGACCTGATTATTGGATCAAAAGGAACTGGTGCAAGTTACGTAATCTTTGGCAACAGTGGCGGCTTTAGTGCCAGACTCAACTCATCATCTTTGGACGGCAGCAATGGTTTCGGGATTAACCGTAATGGCACCAGTTTCTATGGCTTAGGCGGAATTGTCAGTAGTGCGGGGGACTTTAACGGCGATGGCTTCGACGACCTGATTATCGCGATAAATGCTCCATTTTCTCCACTGGCAGAGATTTTCTATGTGATTTTTGGCAAGAGTGGCGGCTTTGATGCCAACTTCGACCTATCTTTGCTAGACGGTACAAATGGCTTTGCAATCAACGGTATCGACTCAGCCACCTCTGTCAGCAGTGCAGGAGACATCAACGGTGATGGCTTTGACGATCTGATTATCGGCACACCCTATGCCAGCCCCAACGGACAGTCTGGTGCTGGACGCAGCTACGTCATCTTTGGTTTTGCCACTAGGTCTATTGATGAACCTCCTCTAGCAGTGAATGACACAGTTACCACCGACGAAGACACCGCCGTTAACATTTCCGTCTTAGCCAACGACATTGCCCTAGACAACAACCCAATAACAGTAACGGCGGTCAATGGTAATACAGTTACTGTTGGCACTACTATTACTTTGAGTTCGGGTGCTTTACTCACCCTCAATGCTGATGGTACTTTCACTTACGAGCCTAATGGTCAATTTGAAACTTTGGGAGTAAGTGAAAGCTTCAGTGAAAGCTTCACCTACACTGTCAGCGATAACAGCATTAACAGCAGCACAGCCAGCGTCAACCTGACCATCAACGGAGTGAATGATGCACCCAGGCTTGTATCAGTTTTTAACCTATCTGACCTGGACGGCAGCAACGGTTTTGTGATTAACGACATCAATGATGACCGTTTAGGCTTCTCCGTCAGCAGTGCGGGGGATATCAACGGCGACGGCATCGACGACGTGATTATCGGGGCAACAGGTTACAACACCAACGGAGTGTATGGTGCTGGGCCGAACTACGTAGTGTTTGGTAAGAGTAGCGACTTTAGTGCCAGCCTCAATTTATCCTCCCTGGATGGTAGCAACGGCTTCGTGATTAACGGTATCGATGAATTTGACTTGCTAAGGATAGTTAGTAATGCGGGGGATATCAATGGCGACGGTATCGATGACCTGATTCTTGGGGCATATGGTGCGCGCTCCAACGGACAGAATTTTGTTGGGGAAAGCTACGTGGTGTTTGGCAGTACTAGCTTTAGCGCCATCCTCAACCTATCGTCCTTGGACGGTAGCAACGGCTTCATAATCAAGGGCATTGATGCATATGATTTTTCAGGCAAGTCTGTCAGCGGTGCTGGGGATATCAACGGTGACGGCATCGACGACCTGATTATCGGGGCATATACTGCTTCTGCTAACGGACAGTCTGGTGCTGGACAGAGCTACGTCGTGTTTGGCAGTACTAGCAGCTTTAGCGCTAGCCTCAACCTATCTGACCTGGACGGCAGCAACGGCTTCGTGATTAACGGCATTGATGCAGGTGACGGTTCAGGCAGATCTGTCAGCAGTGCGGGGGACATCAACGGTGATGGCATCGCCGACCTGATTATCGGGGCAAGAGGTGGCGACCCCAACGGACAGTCTAGTGCTGGGGAAACCTACGTAGTGTTTGGCAGTACTAGCGGCTTTGGGGCTAGTCTCGACCTTTCCACCCTGGATGGTAGTAACGGCTTTGTGATTAACGGCATTGATGCAGGTGACTATTCAGGCTACTCTGTCAGCAATGCAGGGGACTTTAACGGTGACGGTTTTGATGACCTGATTATCGGGGCAAGAGGTGGCGACCCCAACGGACAGTCTGGGGCTGGGGAGAGCTACGTGGTTTTTGGCAGTAGTAGCGGCTTTGGCGCTAGCCTCGACCTTTCCACCTTGGATGGTAGTAACGGCTTTGTGATTAACGGCATCGATGCCGATGACTTTTCAGGCTTCTCTGTCAGCAATGCAGGGGACTTTAACGGTGACGGCATTGATGACCTAATTATTGCCGCAAGAGGTGGCGACCCCAACGGACAGTATAATGCCGGAGAGAGCTATGTGGTGTTTGGCAGTACTAGGGGCTTTGGGGCTAGCCTCAACCTTTCCACCCTGGATGGCAATAACGGCTTTGTGATTAACGGTATCGATGCATTATATGGTTTTTCAAGTACCTCCGTCAGCAGTGCAGGGGACATTAATGGCGATGGCTTCGACGACCTGATTATTGGGGTAACAGGTGCCAGTCAGTCTAATGCTGGCCAGAGCTATGTGCTGTTTGGCTTTGCAACTGGGGTTACAACCAACGAAGATACCCCAGTTAACATCCTTGCCAGCAATATTCTGACTAGATATACAGATATCGAGGGCGACACTTTAAGCATCACTACCTTCACTAACCCCAGTAATGGCACACTGACGCTTAACGACAACGGTACACCTAGCGTTACCGATGACGACTACTTCGTCTACACCCCCAATGCCAACTACAACGGCACTGACAGTTTCACCTACACTGTCAGCGATGGTAATGGGGGTAGTATCGATGGTACTTTTAACTTCAACGTCAAACCAGTCAACGATGCCCCCATTGTTGCCAATGCCATTGCAGACATCACCACCACCGAAAATAGTGTTTTCAGTTTCACCTTTGATGTCGATACCTTTACTGATGTCGATGCAGGTGACACTTTAACCTACACCGCTACCCTCGCTGACAATAACCCCCTACCCGACTGGTTGGCGTTCAACCCCGATACCCGCACCTTTAGCGGCACACCAGATGATACAGATGTGGGCATCATTAACCTAAAAGTAATTGCTACTGACACCAGCAATGTGAGTGTGAGTGAAAGCTTTGATTTAACAGTCACTCCCCTCAATTTCACGGGAACTAAAGGCAGAGATGTCCTCATAGGAACAGGCAGCAACAACACCATTGATGGCAAAGGTGGTAATGATGATATCTCAGGTGGTGCTGGTGATGATATTCTCATTGGTGGCACTGGTAGCGATGTTCTCACTGGTGGTGCTGGCAATGACTTGTTTGTCTATACCAGTATCCGCGATGCTAGAGACAGAATCACTGATTTTTCACCTGGTGTGGATAAGATTGTTTTCACTGAATTATTTGCCAGTTTGAACCTCGACAGTCTCAATTATGAAACTGCAACTGCACAAGGTTACTTAGGTTTTAGATCTCAAGGCAATAATACTGCTGTGCTGATTGACCCGGATGGTTTAACAGGTCGGGCTGTACCGACGAATTTGTTGACGGTACTGGATGTATCGTCAAATACTTTAGCCAATGCGGATAACTTTGTTTTCTAAATTTTAACAGCGCGGCTTGCCTTTTTTGCTACGACTCTATTCTGATTAACTCGACACTCATCACTATTCCATACACAAATCTCATGAAAATTTCCACTTTGCTTAAAAATTTAACCTTCAAAGCCAGTCTTCTGTGCTTTGCTAGTTTAGGAAGTTTCGCAATGACTACTAGTTCTGCTAATGCTGCTTTGCTTGACTTGGGCAGTTGGCAACAATTTGGAGATGTGACTACAACAGCCTTGGGTGAAGCTAACTTGTCTAATAATGCTTTACAAAATGAGGATTTTTTAGAAGATACAAATTTTAATTACTCTGGGAATGCTGCCGGTTCTGCACGTCCTTTTCCAGATTTACAAGATTTTCTCGGTTTGCAACCCGAAGCGCTAGATATTGAAGGCGAGGCTGTGGAAGGATCTGCTATTAAAAATACTGTGACTGTTGCAGCTGGTGATGTGTTGCGTTTTGATTGGAATTTCCGCACGAATGAGACGCTAAATAAGGATTTTGCTTTTTTGTTGGTGGACAATACGCTGATTAAGTTGGCGGACAGTACTGATGCAACTCAAGCTGATAGTCCTTTTGGGCAACAAACAGGAATTCGTTCTTATACTTTCAGTACTGCTGGAACTTACACTTTTGCTTTGGGTGTGGTGGATGTAGATGATTTTGACACGACATCTGCTTTTGAAGTGACTAACGCCCTAGTCGAAACTGTTCCCGAACCTGCTACAGTCTTGGGTTTAGGGATGGTGTTTGCTTTGGGTGTCAGCAGGCGGCGTTTTGCCTGCAAAAATTCGCCACAACGTAGGGTTTAAAAGTAAGAGATTGTTGACTGATGACTGATGGCTGATGACTTTTATCAGTCATCGGTCATCTCCTGATCCAGAGAGAATTATACAATTTAGATGTGCTTTAGCTTATAATATCATGTCCGCTTAATTACTTATTCAAACCGAAGAACCCCACCCCACCAAAGCTATGCTTTGCTTCCCCTCCCCGTTGACGGGGAGGGGTTAGGGGTGGGGTGCAATGACTGCGGGAATCATAACTAATTATCCGGACTTGATATAATTTCCGCTACTGGCTTCGATGCCATAATTGTTTTCACATGGTCTGCAAGCCTAATTGCTAAAGCGACAATAGTGAGTGTGGGATTAGCATAGCCTCCTGTAGGAAAAACTGAACTACTGGCGATAAAAAGATTGGAAACGCCGTGGACTTGGCAGTTTTTATCTACAACACCCTGCTTTGGATCATCATGCATACGTGTCGTTCCCATGTGATGATGTGTACCAGGATGAATTAATTTTGGTAGGTTGCCATCTCGTTCAACTTGTAATTGACCGATCGCAGCACGAGCAATTTCTTCAGTGAGTATATCCTGTGTTCGCTTAATGTTGTGGATATCAATATCGTTCCAACGCCAGTGTAACTTGACTTGCTGACGACCGAGGCGATCGCGATCGCTAATCAGGGTTACTCTATTGTCTGGGTCTGGTACTTGTTCTGTTTGATGCAGGGCTTCAAATTCAACAAATC
Above is a window of Nostoc sp. UHCC 0702 DNA encoding:
- a CDS encoding PEP-CTERM sorting domain-containing protein, translating into MTTSSANAALLDLGSWQQFGDVTTTALGEANLSNNALQNEDFLEDTNFNYSGNAAGSARPFPDLQDFLGLQPEALDIEGEAVEGSAIKNTVTVAAGDVLRFDWNFRTNETLNKDFAFLLVDNTLIKLADSTDATQADSPFGQQTGIRSYTFSTAGTYTFALGVVDVDDFDTTSAFEVTNALVETVPEPATVLGLGMVFALGVSRRRFACKNSPQRRV
- a CDS encoding FG-GAP repeat protein — its product is MANSVFNISELNGSNGFVINGIDAGDDLGRSISSAGDINGDGIDDLIIGAPFADPNGQSGAGESYVVFGSTSGFSSSFDLSSLDGSNGFVINGIDAYDLSGRSVSNAGDINGDGIDDLIIAASSAGINGQSYVVFGSSGGFSASFDLSDLDGSNGFIIEDSNGYYSSGGSVSSAGDLNGDGIDDLIISNRYVVFGNSGGFSASFDLSSLDGSNGFVIDLPSLYGYSNSGIVGDINGDGFNDLVTVGTGTTYVVFSNSGRFDATLNVFDLDGSNGFVFSGGLDGGFRSVLEFSSAGDINGDGFDDLIIGSKGTGASYVIFGNSGGFSARLNSSSLDGSNGFGINRNGTSFYGLGGIVSSAGDFNGDGFDDLIIAINAPFSPLAEIFYVIFGKSGGFDANFDLSLLDGTNGFAINGIDSATSVSSAGDINGDGFDDLIIGTPYASPNGQSGAGRSYVIFGFATRSIDEPPLAVNDTVTTDEDTAVNISVLANDIALDNNPITVTAVNGNTVTVGTTITLSSGALLTLNADGTFTYEPNGQFETLGVSESFSESFTYTVSDNSINSSTASVNLTINGVNDAPRLVSVFNLSDLDGSNGFVINDINDDRLGFSVSSAGDINGDGIDDVIIGATGYNTNGVYGAGPNYVVFGKSSDFSASLNLSSLDGSNGFVINGIDEFDLLRIVSNAGDINGDGIDDLILGAYGARSNGQNFVGESYVVFGSTSFSAILNLSSLDGSNGFIIKGIDAYDFSGKSVSGAGDINGDGIDDLIIGAYTASANGQSGAGQSYVVFGSTSSFSASLNLSDLDGSNGFVINGIDAGDGSGRSVSSAGDINGDGIADLIIGARGGDPNGQSSAGETYVVFGSTSGFGASLDLSTLDGSNGFVINGIDAGDYSGYSVSNAGDFNGDGFDDLIIGARGGDPNGQSGAGESYVVFGSSSGFGASLDLSTLDGSNGFVINGIDADDFSGFSVSNAGDFNGDGIDDLIIAARGGDPNGQYNAGESYVVFGSTRGFGASLNLSTLDGNNGFVINGIDALYGFSSTSVSSAGDINGDGFDDLIIGVTGASQSNAGQSYVLFGFATGVTTNEDTPVNILASNILTRYTDIEGDTLSITTFTNPSNGTLTLNDNGTPSVTDDDYFVYTPNANYNGTDSFTYTVSDGNGGSIDGTFNFNVKPVNDAPIVANAIADITTTENSVFSFTFDVDTFTDVDAGDTLTYTATLADNNPLPDWLAFNPDTRTFSGTPDDTDVGIINLKVIATDTSNVSVSESFDLTVTPLNFTGTKGRDVLIGTGSNNTIDGKGGNDDISGGAGDDILIGGTGSDVLTGGAGNDLFVYTSIRDARDRITDFSPGVDKIVFTELFASLNLDSLNYETATAQGYLGFRSQGNNTAVLIDPDGLTGRAVPTNLLTVLDVSSNTLANADNFVF